In the genome of Rhizobium rosettiformans, one region contains:
- a CDS encoding LrgB family protein has product MNRSPIELWVYLSASPLLWLTLTLFTWILASELSKRLGRHPLVNPVLISILALSVMMIAAEVPYERYFAGAQFIHFLLGPATVAIAVPLYRKWNEVRALLLPISVALLVGSIVAMASVIALGQVFDLPRDILLSFLPKSATAGVAMAVSQSLGGDPSLTAVLVILTGIFGALIVTPFMTMMRINDYAARGFAVGLTSHGIGTARAYEVNATAGLFAGIAMALNAVATSVLAPFAARYLLP; this is encoded by the coding sequence ATGAACCGATCGCCGATTGAGCTCTGGGTCTACCTTTCAGCCTCCCCTCTCTTATGGCTCACATTGACCCTATTTACCTGGATCTTGGCTTCCGAGCTTTCAAAAAGACTGGGACGGCATCCCCTGGTTAATCCAGTGCTCATCTCCATACTTGCACTTTCCGTCATGATGATCGCGGCCGAAGTGCCATATGAGCGTTACTTCGCGGGAGCCCAATTCATCCACTTCTTGCTGGGCCCAGCTACAGTGGCAATCGCCGTACCTTTGTATAGGAAATGGAACGAAGTCAGGGCCTTACTGCTGCCGATCTCTGTGGCGCTCCTGGTCGGTTCAATCGTGGCTATGGCCTCTGTGATCGCGCTCGGCCAAGTCTTTGACCTCCCGCGGGACATACTGCTGTCTTTTCTTCCAAAATCGGCAACAGCCGGCGTGGCGATGGCGGTTTCACAATCGCTTGGCGGCGATCCCTCATTGACGGCTGTACTAGTCATTCTGACCGGCATCTTCGGCGCGCTGATCGTTACGCCCTTCATGACCATGATGCGAATAAACGACTACGCCGCTCGTGGATTTGCTGTAGGGTTGACGTCCCACGGGATCGGTACGGCTCGCGCCTACGAGGTAAACGCCACAGCAGGACTGTTCGCCGGCATTGCAATGGCGCTTAACGCTGTGGCAACATCGGTCTTAGCCCCATTTGCGGCGCGGTACCTACTTCCATGA